In one Nocardioides luteus genomic region, the following are encoded:
- the pstS gene encoding phosphate ABC transporter substrate-binding protein PstS, with the protein MNTTSLRRALVPGITAAALALAISACGAGNEPTGGGSEEGSLSGTIKGGGATSQEKGQAAWVAGIQDANPDLSVVYEPVGSGSGREGFISGGYLFAGTDSALNDEEGELTKAKEKCGGDPIQVPAYVSPIAVAFNLEGVDELNLDATTLAAIFSGKITKWNDKAITALNPDAELPDTAITPVHRSDDSGTQENFTDYLSQAGGWAEEPDGEWPASIKVGEGADGTSGVVTAMQGAGYIGFLDESAARENDLAVVNVKVGEDFVEPTAEAAAKILAASKSAGLSDNDMAVEVARTTTEAGVYPVVLVSYLLACPTYENAEDAANVKGYLEYILSEEGQKVSADEAGSAPLDRETADKALDLVGAIK; encoded by the coding sequence GTGAACACCACCTCGCTGCGCCGGGCACTCGTCCCGGGCATCACGGCTGCGGCCCTTGCTCTTGCGATCAGCGCCTGTGGCGCCGGCAACGAGCCCACGGGCGGCGGTAGCGAAGAAGGCTCCCTCTCGGGCACCATCAAGGGTGGCGGCGCTACCTCGCAGGAGAAGGGCCAGGCGGCATGGGTCGCCGGCATCCAGGACGCGAACCCGGACCTCAGCGTCGTCTACGAGCCGGTCGGTTCCGGCTCCGGCCGTGAGGGCTTCATCTCCGGCGGTTACCTCTTCGCGGGCACCGACTCCGCCCTCAACGACGAAGAGGGCGAGCTGACCAAGGCCAAGGAGAAGTGCGGCGGCGACCCGATCCAGGTCCCGGCGTACGTCTCGCCGATCGCCGTTGCGTTCAACCTCGAGGGTGTCGACGAGCTGAACCTCGACGCCACGACCCTCGCCGCGATCTTCTCGGGCAAGATCACCAAGTGGAACGACAAGGCGATCACCGCGCTCAACCCGGACGCCGAGCTTCCGGACACCGCGATCACCCCGGTTCACCGCTCCGACGACTCGGGCACCCAGGAGAACTTCACCGACTACCTCTCGCAGGCCGGTGGCTGGGCCGAGGAGCCCGACGGTGAGTGGCCGGCCAGCATCAAGGTCGGCGAGGGCGCGGACGGCACCTCCGGTGTCGTGACCGCCATGCAGGGTGCCGGCTACATCGGCTTCCTCGACGAGTCCGCCGCGCGTGAGAACGACCTCGCCGTCGTCAACGTCAAGGTCGGCGAGGACTTCGTCGAGCCGACCGCCGAGGCCGCCGCCAAGATCCTGGCCGCCTCGAAGTCGGCCGGTCTGAGCGACAACGACATGGCCGTCGAGGTCGCCCGCACCACCACCGAGGCCGGCGTCTACCCGGTCGTGCTGGTCTCCTACCTGCTGGCCTGCCCGACCTACGAGAACGCCGAGGACGCGGCCAACGTCAAGGGCTACCTGGAGTACATCCTCTCCGAGGAGGGCCAGAAGGTCTCCGCCGACGAGGCCGGCTCCGCGCCGCTCGACCGCGAGACCGCCGACAAGGCTCTCGACCTCGTCGGTGCGATCAAGTAA